One Armatimonadota bacterium DNA window includes the following coding sequences:
- a CDS encoding BamA/TamA family outer membrane protein, with amino-acid sequence MVRSLIRRAWWVALAGLVVQPAPALSQAPSPPQTVKAIEVRGAVRVPIDHILAAVTETRVGEPLSDEKVRADVRAINDLGWFTDVMARLEPAPDGVTVVFLVTENPVLAEVVVEGNASIPTRDILEALALPTGEVLNLRRLRDGTAAVQRLYESRGYVLARVADVAILPADSPDQARLRLRVAEGVVEAVRFDGLRKTQLATARRYVRETTPGVVFNVNVLQRDLQRLFDSGLFESVRARPEPGQTPDSAVIVIEVREARTAQAAFGLGYNNREGLLGFIEYRDRNWRGRGQSVALRVERAVQTGSDQVLNYELSFSEPFLEGPGASLDLSLFSRASVEQEYDSSGTVQSRYSLQRQGAFIALSRFLDGTTTGTLRLRSELAEITLLPLNPADPSSPVSPPPSGFVPGRVVGLQLSATRDVRDSRLAPTRGSRLFASGELAAAALGSDFAFTKYTVDYQHLLPVGHQSTLVGRILVGAATGTLPLQERFVFGGPSTVRGLPLGFRRENSLVVANVEYRFPLSALIPAFQDVSGILFFDAGNAPLQFTSPLTSYGVGVAIATPLGPIRIDMAWAPDGTRQTWLSLGAPF; translated from the coding sequence ATGGTGAGGTCGCTCATCCGACGCGCGTGGTGGGTGGCGCTGGCCGGCCTGGTGGTGCAGCCGGCCCCCGCCCTCTCTCAGGCTCCGAGCCCTCCCCAGACCGTGAAGGCGATCGAGGTGCGGGGCGCCGTGCGGGTCCCCATCGACCACATCCTGGCCGCCGTCACCGAGACCCGGGTGGGTGAGCCGCTGTCCGACGAGAAGGTCCGCGCCGACGTGCGGGCCATCAACGACCTGGGGTGGTTCACCGACGTCATGGCCCGGCTGGAGCCCGCCCCCGACGGCGTCACGGTGGTCTTCCTGGTGACCGAGAACCCGGTGCTGGCCGAGGTGGTCGTGGAGGGCAACGCCTCGATCCCCACCCGCGACATCCTCGAGGCGCTGGCCCTCCCCACCGGGGAGGTGCTCAACCTCCGCCGGCTGCGGGACGGCACGGCGGCCGTCCAGCGCCTGTACGAATCCCGGGGATATGTCCTGGCCCGGGTGGCGGACGTGGCCATCCTGCCGGCCGACAGCCCGGACCAGGCCCGGCTGCGCCTGCGCGTCGCCGAGGGGGTGGTGGAGGCGGTCCGGTTTGACGGCCTGCGCAAGACGCAGCTGGCCACCGCCCGGCGATACGTGCGGGAGACCACCCCCGGCGTGGTGTTCAACGTGAACGTGCTGCAGCGGGACCTGCAGCGGCTGTTTGACAGCGGCCTGTTCGAGTCGGTCCGCGCCCGCCCCGAGCCGGGTCAGACCCCCGACAGCGCCGTGATCGTCATCGAGGTGCGGGAGGCGCGCACCGCCCAGGCGGCGTTCGGCCTGGGCTACAACAACCGGGAGGGCCTGCTGGGATTCATCGAGTACCGGGACCGGAACTGGCGGGGCCGCGGCCAGTCGGTGGCGCTGCGGGTGGAGCGGGCGGTGCAGACCGGCTCGGATCAGGTGCTGAACTATGAGCTGTCGTTCAGCGAGCCGTTCCTGGAGGGCCCCGGGGCGTCGCTGGACCTCAGCCTGTTCTCCCGGGCGTCGGTGGAGCAGGAGTACGACTCCTCGGGCACCGTGCAGTCCCGCTACAGCCTCCAGCGCCAGGGAGCGTTCATCGCCCTCAGCCGGTTCCTGGACGGGACCACGACGGGAACCCTGCGCCTGCGCAGCGAGCTGGCGGAGATCACCCTGCTCCCCCTGAATCCCGCCGATCCCAGCAGTCCCGTGTCGCCCCCGCCCAGCGGGTTCGTGCCGGGACGGGTGGTGGGCCTGCAGCTGTCGGCGACCCGGGATGTGCGCGACAGCCGCCTGGCGCCGACCCGGGGCAGCAGGTTGTTTGCGTCCGGCGAACTGGCGGCGGCAGCCCTGGGCAGCGACTTCGCCTTTACCAAGTACACGGTGGACTACCAGCACCTGCTTCCGGTGGGCCACCAGTCCACCCTGGTGGGGCGCATCCTCGTGGGGGCGGCGACGGGGACCCTGCCCCTGCAGGAGCGGTTCGTGTTCGGCGGTCCCAGCACGGTGCGGGGTCTGCCCCTGGGATTCCGCCGGGAGAACAGCCTTGTCGTCGCCAACGTGGAGTACCGCTTTCCCCTCAGCGCCCTGATCCCGGCCTTCCAGGACGTGAGCGGCATCCTGTTCTTCGACGCCGGAAATGCCCCGCTGCAGTTCACCTCCCCTCTGACCTCCTACGGGGTGGGCGTGGCCATCGCCACCCCCCTGGGCCCCATCCGCATTGACATGGCGTGGGCGCCCGACGGGACGCGCCAGACCTGGCTGTCCCTGGGCGCTCCTTTCTAG
- a CDS encoding sigma-70 family RNA polymerase sigma factor — protein MLTRYLEELQKVHILGPDEERLLWRRFRVDGDADSRLRLIEAYQPLVFKVVMQLRPPDGVLLDMLQEGTVGLIEAVERFDPGRGVRFSTFATYRIRGRVLNALRRGAPAAYSLEQDGLDDLPLATRLADPDSDRALADVEDGAVLDQLRRAMDALPARERAILRGTYLESRHPRHLARELRISLSHFYRLHRQALDRVRALVGADVHTEGKVPGY, from the coding sequence GTGCTGACCCGGTACCTGGAGGAGCTGCAGAAGGTCCACATTCTCGGCCCCGACGAGGAGCGGCTGCTGTGGCGGCGGTTCCGCGTCGACGGGGACGCGGACAGCCGCCTGCGCCTGATCGAGGCCTACCAGCCCCTGGTGTTCAAGGTGGTGATGCAGCTGCGCCCCCCCGACGGCGTGCTGCTGGACATGCTGCAGGAGGGCACGGTCGGGCTCATCGAGGCGGTGGAGAGGTTCGACCCCGGCCGCGGCGTGCGGTTTTCGACCTTCGCCACCTACCGGATCCGCGGCCGCGTGCTGAACGCCCTCAGGAGGGGCGCCCCGGCGGCGTACTCCCTGGAACAGGACGGCCTGGACGACCTCCCGCTGGCCACCCGCCTGGCGGATCCGGACAGCGACCGGGCGCTGGCCGACGTGGAGGACGGGGCCGTGCTGGACCAGCTGCGCCGGGCCATGGATGCGTTGCCGGCCCGCGAACGCGCCATCCTGCGGGGTACCTACCTGGAGTCCCGCCATCCCCGCCATCTGGCGCGGGAACTGCGGATCAGCCTGTCTCACTTTTACCGCCTGCACCGGCAGGCGCTGGATCGCGTGCGCGCCCTGGTGGGCGCGGACGTGCACACGGAGGGGAAGGTTCCCGGATATTAA